In Pseudomonadota bacterium, the sequence CCAGCCGCCCGGCTCATCCGCGGCTTCCTCTGAGATTCCTTCGCTCCATTGCCCATCCGCCGCTCCTTTCATCAAGGAGCTTGCCTCGCCCACCCCGCCCACGGCCAGATGCGCTCCGCGGGATGCTTACCTCGCGTGCGACTTGACCTGGCCGGAGTCTGTACTATTTAAAATAGTACTATGTACCCTGAGCAAGTTGTCCCGCAGTTCGACGCCTACCTTGCCGAGCAAGGCCTGCGTTACGAGGCGGTCGTAATTGGAGGCGCCGCGCTGTCCCTGCTAGGTGTTGTTTCCCGAACAACGGATGATTGCGACGTTCTGGACCCGCAAATCCCCGAGTCCATTCGCGAAGCGGCGCGAGCCTTCTGTCTCCGAACGCTGGGGCGGTTGGACCTCCTGTGCACTAAGCTCGTCGCGCTGGTCGATCGCGGTGTGGACTATGAGGACTGCATTGCACTGCGTCCAACGCTTGATGAGCTGCGACGCGCTTGGCCCTTCGTCGAGCAGTACGAGGGAAACGATGAGAGCCGAGAGGTCTATTGGATTCCGGCGGCCAAACGTCAAATGCAGCGCTTGTGTGAGGAACTGGGCCTCGATGGCGTTTTTTAGAACCACGCCCGCGCTGCTGCGCGGAAACGCGCTCGAGGCGGCTTTACGCAGCTGTGGGCTCAGGTTGGGACCGCGACGCCGCTGGGTCGAGCCGGCGGACATCGAGCTGACCCTCGTCTCGCTCGCGGCCGACAGCATGCCGAGCGGCTACAGGTCATGGGGCGTGTTGTGCGCTTGGCTGGAACAGCACAGCAGGCGAGTCAACGTGCCCAAACTGCTGCGGATTGTGCGACTGACCGCTAGCGACGAGTTGCTTCTAGCCTGGTGGGCGGCGATCGGACATTGGCTTGGCCGGTCCGATGCGCGTTGGCGAGCACTCACGAGACTCTCCGACGCCCGAGGACTCTCTCCTGAGGGTGACGACGAACTGACGCGCCTCAGCATCGCTCGACATGGACATGACCCGCGTTTCGCCGGCGGCCCGTTGGCGGTTCACTCGCGCCTTCTACGCTCGCGGCCACAAGACGTCGATCCCCCGTCGTCGCTCCTCAAGCGCCATCCCACGTATCGCCAGCGCGTCATCCAAGGACCCAAC encodes:
- a CDS encoding DUF6036 family nucleotidyltransferase translates to MYPEQVVPQFDAYLAEQGLRYEAVVIGGAALSLLGVVSRTTDDCDVLDPQIPESIREAARAFCLRTLGRLDLLCTKLVALVDRGVDYEDCIALRPTLDELRRAWPFVEQYEGNDESREVYWIPAAKRQMQRLCEELGLDGVF